TTGTGCGGCACATGTCAGGTCAATTGTCCGTCTGGAGTTCAGGTTTCAGATATTTTTCTGCGGGCCAGAGCAATTATTAACGGCTACCTGGGCCTTTCCCGCTCTGAAAAAATTATTTTCCGCAGCCTGCTGACCCATCCAGGGCTTATGAACCGCCTTGTTTCTTTTGGGGCGTTATTTCAGGGACTTTTGAGCAAAGAAGCTGACTCCACCATTGGTACTTCCTGTGCCCGGTTCAATGTGCCCCTGAGCAAAGAACGCCATTTTAAAAAGCTGGCCGCCAAACCTTTGCACAAGCAGGTAAAAAGCTTAGACTCAAGTACTGGTTCATCAGGGCTGAGAGTGGCTTTTTTCCCAGGCTGCATCACAGACAAAATTTTTCCGGAAACAGGCCTGGCTGCCCTGAAAATTTTTAAACACCATGAGGTGGGCGTATACATGCCTGAAGGGCAGGCCTGCTGCGGCATACCCGCACTTTCTGCTGGAGACAGCAAAGCATTTTCCAGCCTTGTCAGCATGAATGTTCAGCTTTTTTCTTCTACCCAATGGGATTACCTGATTACTCCCTGCGCAACTTGCACTTCCACCATCCGTAACTTGTGGCCAGAGTTCCATAATGGGGATCTGGGAATGGTACGCCCGGAGAAGGTCATGGATGCCACTCAATTTCTAATGGATGTGCTGGGAGTTGAGCCTGCTGATATTCAGGAGAATCAAAAGAAGATTGCCTACCACGATCCTTGCCATTTGCGCAACTCTCTGAAAATTACAACCCAGCCCAGATCAATTATAAGTGCTGCAAAAGGCAATGCAGTGGTTGAATTGCCAGGAGGGCCTTCGTGCTGCGGATCTGGCGGAAGCTTCAACATTAAGCATTATGAACTGTCCGCAGATATTGGCAGGCAAAAAGCCAGGGATATTGCTGCTTCAGGCGCCCAGGTTGCAGCTACGGCCTGTCCGGCCTGCATGCTGCAGTTGTCGGATATGCTTTCTAAGGAGAATATTTCCATACCTGTAAAACATGTTCTGGAAATATATGCTCAGTCTTTGTGATTGAGGTCAGTCCCTGTTCCCGGGCCGCCCGGGTGAGGAGCTTACAAGTAACTTCAAAAAGACTGGACCCCGGATCAAGTCCGGGGTGACGGTTAAAGCAAACTATTACTCTTTGTCGTCATCCCGGCGAAAGCCGGAATCCAGGTTTTTTCTTGTTCCCAGGCTCCAGCCTGGGAATACCTCTTTTTTTTGTGGCTCCAGCCACATTTTGAAGAAGCGGCTGGAGCCGCAAGAGAAAAACGCCCCCAGGCTGGAGCCTGGGAACGAGGGGTATAAGTTGCTCGCAGTTTAGGTCCCAGGCCGCCCGTGTGGAGCGCTTCAAACCGTCTGTGCTCTAAGCAATACCGGACATGATAAATGATATTTTAACAGAAATTACAAAAGGATGTGTCACCATGAACAGATACTTCAATACAGCGGGCCCATGTGTACCGGACGAACACTATATGATTCCAACAAAACAGCGCTGCAAAGGGCTGGATATCCTCATCGATCAAAAACAATATTTTGTAATTCACGCGGCCCGGCAATCAGGCAAAACCACTTTGCTGAATGAACTTGCCAGCCAATTGAATGCCCAGGGTCGTTACTATGCCCTGTACTGCTCATTGGAATCGGTTCAGAACATTGGTGAACCGGAAAAAGGAATCCCAGGGATTGTTTACGCTCTCAAGGCAGCCATCGAATATCACCCTGAGCTGTCTGTAAAACATTTTGCATCAGAACAAAATTTTAACGAGTTCAACGTGGTACTAAAAAGAAGTCTGATTGAATACTGCATGAAACTGGACAAACCTCTAATCATCCTTTTTGATGAGGTGGACTGTCTGGCCAACGGAACCCTGATTGCATTCCTGCGTCAACTTCGCGATGGTTATGTCAC
The Desulfonatronovibrio magnus DNA segment above includes these coding regions:
- a CDS encoding (Fe-S)-binding protein, which encodes MADIKQLADKLKELDDLLTRCMRCGMCQAQCPVFARTGRETDVTRGKLALISGLGRKMLSDPEQVKERLERCLLCGTCQVNCPSGVQVSDIFLRARAIINGYLGLSRSEKIIFRSLLTHPGLMNRLVSFGALFQGLLSKEADSTIGTSCARFNVPLSKERHFKKLAAKPLHKQVKSLDSSTGSSGLRVAFFPGCITDKIFPETGLAALKIFKHHEVGVYMPEGQACCGIPALSAGDSKAFSSLVSMNVQLFSSTQWDYLITPCATCTSTIRNLWPEFHNGDLGMVRPEKVMDATQFLMDVLGVEPADIQENQKKIAYHDPCHLRNSLKITTQPRSIISAAKGNAVVELPGGPSCCGSGGSFNIKHYELSADIGRQKARDIAASGAQVAATACPACMLQLSDMLSKENISIPVKHVLEIYAQSL